In Candidatus Stygibacter australis, the sequence GAATTCCTTTATAAAGGATTTCCCTAAATATGAGTTAAAGATCCAGGAGTTATTTCAGTCGGCAATAATTCACTTTGAGATCCCGATAGAAGATGTGAGGTCTTATATCAATAACCGGGTTAACTGGGTGCAGATATTTGACCGGTTATCATTATCGAAGGTAATCTCAAGTTCTATGGGTACTTTTCTTGATTTCATCACCAAGCTGTTATTAACGACAATATTTTTATTGTTTTTACTGGCAGAGCGCAGCAGTATTGATGAAAGGCTTAAGAAGGTTCTATCGGAGCGTGACATTAAGCGAAATCGGGATACTTTGAAGGATATTGAAAGTTCCATAAAAGAGTATATTATCAATAAGACGATCATCAGTTTTGTAACAGGACTGGTTTCGATATTATGGTTGAGTATATTTAGTGTAGATTTCGCGATAATTTCCGGGCTTCTGATCTTTATTCTTAATTATATACCAAATTTT encodes:
- a CDS encoding AI-2E family transporter — protein: MNSNRMINISLIIIVLAILVYMLRVLKGIFIPLSFAVFLQFMIIPVYRGLENHRVPVWVINILLVVFVLGVFFGLGSVVFASVNSFIKDFPKYELKIQELFQSAIIHFEIPIEDVRSYINNRVNWVQIFDRLSLSKVISSSMGTFLDFITKLLLTTIFLLFLLAERSSIDERLKKVLSERDIKRNRDTLKDIESSIKEYIINKTIISFVTGLVSILWLSIFSVDFAIISGLLIFILNYIPNFGSIVATSFPIMVCFFQFGFGWQLLVVSVLLVMTQIVMGNIIEPRFMGSRLRISPL